The following are encoded in a window of Cygnus atratus isolate AKBS03 ecotype Queensland, Australia chromosome 8, CAtr_DNAZoo_HiC_assembly, whole genome shotgun sequence genomic DNA:
- the FASLG gene encoding tumor necrosis factor ligand superfamily member 6 codes for MEDHAKHVQPIPLPAMQQNLNYMYPQIFWVDGCANASTSCPPAPPIAPFPPPVPDRRRKPKSNRERSSIGFLVISLLILMALTGVGLSMFQIFHLEKQLAELRESASTEHIPPALEKLIGQERQAAKKEVRKAAHLTGNPTQRDLPLEWEPISGHAFTNGIQYRNQGLVINETGLYFVYSNVLFRGSTCSSQMLNHVVYKTNPTSPGSHVLMEDKYINYCANQKMWARKSYLGALFKLRERDSLYVNVSKISLVSFEESKTFFGLFKL; via the exons ATGGAAGATCACGCAAAGCACGTCCAGCCCATCCCACTCCCAGCCATGCAGCAGAACCTGAACTATATGTACCCACAAATATTTTGGGTGGACGGCTGTGCCAACGCCAGTACCTCCTGCCCTCCGGCACCCCCTATTGCTCCCTTCCCACCACCGGTACCTGATCGGAGGAGAAAGCCAAAGAGCAACAGAGAAAGGAGCAGCATCGGCTTTCTGGTGATCTCTTTGCTGATCCTGATGGCCCTCACTGGAGTGGGGCTGAGCATGTTTCAGATTTTCCATCTGGAGAAGCAactggcagagctcagagag TCTGCCAGCACTGAACACATCCCTCCAGCTCTGGAGAAGCTCATAG GGCAGGAGAGACAGGCAGCGAAAAAGGAAGTGAGGAAAGCGGCACACTTAACAG GAAACCCCACACAGCGGGACCTCCCTTTGGAGTGGGAACCCATCTCCGGCCACGCTTTCACTAATGGCATTCAGTACCGCAACCAGGGCCTCGTGATCAATGAGACTGGCCTGTACTTCGTGTACTCCAACGTGCTCTTCCGGGGaagcacctgcagcagccagatGTTGAACCACGTCGTCTACAAGACAAATCCGACCTCGCCAGGCAGCCACGTGCTGATGGAAGACAAATACATCAATTACTGTGCAAATCAGAAAATGTGGGCCCGGAAAAGCTATCTGGGGGCTTTATTCAAGCTCAGGGAGAGGGACAGTCTGTATGTCAATGTCTCCAAAATCTCTCTGGTTAGTTTTGAGGAATCCAAGACATTCTTTGGCTTATTCAAGCTTTAA